Genomic segment of Cervus elaphus chromosome 15, mCerEla1.1, whole genome shotgun sequence:
TAGAAGGCTAATTTTACAGTCAGTTTACTTCCTAAATTAGAAGATATTGCTCATTTATCTTCAGGTATACAATACTGCTGTTCCGTAGTTCACTGTCAATATAATTCTCATTTGTATTTGCACATAACCTGGCTTTGCTGTCTAGATGCTTTCAGCATTTTCTGgggtttatttttttagtttttttgtttcgTTGAAGTCCTGAGATTTCACAGacaatttttaacatttagtgAGCCCTGACTCCTAAAttctaagaaattttttttccttgttatttctttgatcatttctttctcttcattccaCCTCCACTATATTTATCGAACTCCCACAACATAGGCTTTTATCATTCCATCTGTCTACCTTTACTTTGCATTCCTTGAGTACCCCTCAGTCTTCATTTTAGGTGGATATTCATTTAGCTATTCAACCCATCTAGATTGCAGACCTTAAAATCAGACTGCCTGACAGTAGCTATGACACAAATTACCTGATCATTTTAACCTTGGTTCTTCCAGTGTAGGATGAGTGTCCTAATAGTTTTTCTCATGTAGAATCATACATCTGCTGTCTGAGTGCTCCACATGAGGACAGTAAATCTtaaatgttggatggcatcaccaactcaatggacatgagtttaagcaaactctgggagatagtgaaggacagggaaacctggcatgctgcagtccttgggtcaTAAAGAGACAAACACAACTCGGTGTCTGAACAAGTCTCAAATATTATGATTGTCAttgttttcaatctttttatTAATGTAGAAAAATTCTAATTATTCTTTATAGCaatgtgtttatattttgttattaGGTCGTAGTTTTTTTAGATGTGATAGCCCCTCAGATTTCTCTGGGATTTTCGTTATGAACCTTTTCAATTCTGTTACCTCTGTTTACTGTTTCATGAGTTTGCGGCTCCGTTTATTAAGGTTAGTttctactttttttgtttgtttacttatgtttattgtctctctctctctttttttttttttcagaagtcttCTGTTCGCAGCATGATACTGGAGGGTGCCACCCTCAGCTGACGCTCCGTCCTTTTTTGCTGCATGTGTATTCAGCTTACAGGGGACATCTCTGCTGATTGGGCTTGGGATGAATCTAATAAGAACCCAGCTGGTGAGTGATGTAGACCCTTTTTTTGAGATTGCCTCTTAAGGCCAGTATGTTATCTGGGACATGCCTTGCTTCAGTTTCCAGCTCTGGGATGTCCTTCTGGTCAGAAATTCCACCTCACAGATTAGCTTGAGGCTTTATCCTGGGCACATGTGGAGTTGGTTGCTTCTTTTTGTACCTCAGTCCTGTCATTGTGCAGGTTTGGCATTACCTCAACTTGCGCTGCTGTCTTCAGCCCAAATCATACTATTAGGAGTCCTTCTTTGCAAACAGTTTGTTTTTGAAGCTTTATATGGGGCCACTACCCTTAACCtcctagtttttcatttttttgtgggGAAAAGGGTAGTTGGGACAGTGACGCTGCTAATGGCAACAACTAGTCAAGACATTAGAAATGCCCAACGTGATATAATAAACCTATTTCCGGAATAAACCTCTCTTACTTCAGAATAGTTGATTCTGAGCTTGGAATTTTAATTTCTCGGACTTCTTCAGACATTCtcctgcttctccaggagcctttTTCTGTACGTAATTTGAGCtgtgcatttgttttttgtttgtttgtgtgtttccCCATTAGACATCATCCATCTGCACTTTATCACAAGGAGTTCCCTAGTAATTTTATTCTAGTAatggcagtctttttttttccaagatcattgtggatttttttattttggtcattTCAGTGTAATATAAGGATCTTTACCCTAATTGTTTTGACTAACATACATACTACAGATCTTCCTTAACTTATAGTTGGGTTATATATAAACTGATTGTAaattgaaaaatacttttaagtCAAAAATGCCTTTAATACACCTAATCTACTGAAAATCATAGCTTAGCCTAACCTGCCTTAAATTTTTATGCTCAGAACATTTACACTGGCCTACAGTTGGGCAacatcatctaacacaaagcctgttTTATAATAGTGTTGACTATCTCATGCAGTTCATTGattactgtactgaaagtgaaaaacagaatggttgtaaACGTACTGTGTGGAGCTGCAGCTGCTCCATTGCCCAGCATCACGAGGGAAGTTTGTCCAGCATATTGCTAGCCCAGGAAAAGACCAAAATTCAAAGGCATATCACTGTCACACCACCATAAAGTCGAAAATTTGTAAGTGAAGCTATCGTAAGTCAGGGACCATCTATAGTAAGTCTAAAATCTATATTCCTAGCACAGTTCTTTCCCAGGAGCTCCAGGTTCACATGTTTTACTTACTGATCAGAATATTCCACCAGCAccacaaatttaaaaagtcagatcccaagtttgttttctgttcccCTTCCCTACTCTAGCCTTGGAGATTAAGATCCCCTGTCTTATGATATTGTAACCCATACCTAGTCACTCATTCAAGGGACTTGAGAGTCATGCTTGGGGCCTTCTTTCCCTTTTGAGTTTAGTCAGTCATCATGTGATTTAGAACaaatctctccctttctctccataACCATCCTCCTCATCACTCTTCTGATTTGCTATAGCAGCTCTCTCTCTACCTTAAAGTCCTGCTCATTTATGATGGTATTTATAATCACAGAGTCAGTCATTTCACTCACAACTGTAATCCTTAGTAGCTTTACATCTCTGAGGGGATCTCTAACTACACACTGAGCCCTTTGTTCTGGCTCTTGTCTTCGTCTCCAGGCATAGTCTACCACTGTTacctgttttttttccttcacaagaAACTACTTATACTTTTCTAGAACATGTCATGTTTTCTCTCCACAttccactttttttccccttacatttGCTCCCAGAAATCTTCCCCAAGGTTTGAGCCAACTGCCCCTCCCTCTGTGTTCCCATGACTAGCTGTGCGTGTATCTGTCCAGTAGCACTTACATGGCATTATTGTTGACCTATTTGTCTTTCTTCCCAGTAGATTCTAGCTTATCAAGCAAAAGgatttgtattttcttccttgtATCCCAAGCACTTATTAAAGTCaagtacttcattttattttaattgacatttaattggtaaaatggaatgaaatgttAATTGTGAAATAACAAGGATGTGGGATTCATAGCCTTCTACAAAGCTAGGGTACAAATACTTTTATTGGCAGTacttaaaagcagagacaagaTTTCTGTCTTGTGTACCCAAGCCCTCTCCCTTCCTGACATTAACCCAAAGGACATGAGTATAAGGACAAGATTGAACTTTTTGCTAGTTACCTTAGGCAGCTCTGAAATCTTGAAGTTTCGTTTGTTATCACTAAATTCCCTTTGTTCCCTAGGAGACTTGAATGAAACTTTTGTGGAAAATGAAGATAAAGTACTTACGTTATCTGTTACCTCAGGAGCTTTCCTGCTGGCAAATTTTGGACCAGGTGGCTTAGTACAGTAAGGAGGAGTCAGAATTAAATTGTGAATATTCAGAGGGAGGTGTAAGTAACCCTGAACTGGATCTTTCTACTTGTCAGAAGTGGAGAAAAGTATCTTCTCATATTTCCAGGAACCACAAGCAGTGTGGTGACTCTTCAgagtgatgatttaaaaaaacatggaAAGTGAAGAATATTCATCTTTGAAAGTCCCAATCCAAATGGCCACCCAGTACTCCAGTATTCCAACCTATAAGAATGAGCCCCAGGATCCTCAGGAAAGCAAAAGTCTGTTTGTAACTGAAGAAAGCACTGAGAGGAAACTGACAGAGGGAAAAAGTCCTCCCATTGAGCATTGTTCAGAGAACCTTCAAGATAAACTTGTGGCTGATGTAAAAGAAGTGGTCTTGCCATTGTTCAAAGGGGAGACAATTTGCCATATTGGCCAGTTGAAAGAATCCTTGGAGCCCTTTGACTATAACCACAAAGACGTTTGCAGTTGGAAATCCCAGGTGGCCAGTCATCGTCATCAGAGAGCTCATACAGAGGAGAAGCCCTGTAGCCATCAAGACTGTGGGAAGACATgtaccaccagcccaggtggtcACCCTGGTGAGAAAATCCGCCTTTCAGAGAAAGTGTACAGATGTAGTCAGTGTGGTAGGGACTTCAGTGAGCGCTCAGAGCTAGTCCTTCATCAGAGGGACCACACCGAAGAAAAGCCCTACAGATGTGATCAGTGCGGGAAGGGCTTCACAAGGAGCTCGAGTCTCCTCATCCACCGTGAAGTCCACGCAGATGAGAAGCCCTATAAGTGCGATAAGTGTGGGAAGGGCTTCACCAGGAGTTCAAGTCTGCTCATTCATCACTCAGTCCACACAGgtgagaagccttataaatgcgACAAGTGCGGGAAGGGCTTTACTCAGAGCTCCAAACTGCACATCCACCAGCGAGTGCACACCGGCGAGAAGCCCTACGAGTGTGGGGAGTGCGGTATGAGCTTCAGTCAGCGCTCCAACCTGCACATCCACCAGCGCATCCACACAGGGGAGAGGCCCTACAAGTGTGGGGAGTGCGGAAAGGGCTTCAGTCAGAGTTCAAACCTTCACATCCACCGCTGTTCACACACGGGGGAGAAGCCTTACCAGTGCTACGAGTGCGGGAAGGGCTTCAGCCAGAGCTCAGACCTCCGCATCCACCTGCGAGTCCACACTGGGGAGAAGCCCTATCACTGCGGCAAATGTGGGAAGGGCTTCAGCCAGAGCTCCAAACTCCTCATCCACCAGAGAgtccacactggagagaagccctacGAGTGCAACAAATGTGGGAAGGGCTTCAGCCAGAGCTCCAACCTCCACATCCACCAGCGGGTCCACAGGAAAGATCCCCATTAAATGAGGTCTTCAATCACATGCTCTTACTCCAAAGACTTCAATATTTCTAACATCACTCTTACTTTCACATTCTCAGGATATAGTAAGAGTTATTCAGATATGTTCCCTCACTGAAAGTCATTCACTTAAGGTATTTAAGTACCAAGCACTTTGTTATGCTACACAGTGAATTGATTATTCTTGTTGCTCAGATGGGTAGAGTGAAAACGTCTGTACTTTGCCATTCAGCCAGTGTTACTAGAGCTACATATCCTACCCAGCATTTCTAAGTGCAAGAACCTTATATTTGTCTAAGCAGAACGTGTTTCCTTTGTTCACAGTCTC
This window contains:
- the ZNF239 gene encoding zinc finger protein 239, with amino-acid sequence MESEEYSSLKVPIQMATQYSSIPTYKNEPQDPQESKSLFVTEESTERKLTEGKSPPIEHCSENLQDKLVADVKEVVLPLFKGETICHIGQLKESLEPFDYNHKDVCSWKSQVASHRHQRAHTEEKPCSHQDCGKTCTTSPGGHPGEKIRLSEKVYRCSQCGRDFSERSELVLHQRDHTEEKPYRCDQCGKGFTRSSSLLIHREVHADEKPYKCDKCGKGFTRSSSLLIHHSVHTGEKPYKCDKCGKGFTQSSKLHIHQRVHTGEKPYECGECGMSFSQRSNLHIHQRIHTGERPYKCGECGKGFSQSSNLHIHRCSHTGEKPYQCYECGKGFSQSSDLRIHLRVHTGEKPYHCGKCGKGFSQSSKLLIHQRVHTGEKPYECNKCGKGFSQSSNLHIHQRVHRKDPH